In the bacterium genome, TGAATAGTTACAAAAATTGAAATTAATAGAAACTAATAGAAATTTATGGAAATTTGTTGTTTTCCACAATCAATTTCTACCTATTTCTATAAATTTCAATCTATTTCTATTATCTTATCTCCATATCTTCCTTATCTCCTTATCCCCTTTCTTACACTTTTGATATATAGCCTGAACGGTTACGAAAATTTCTATCTAATTTCACACCGATAGTTAAACTATTACCTTTAAAATTTTGTAAGGGTTCAGGTAGGATAAAAATAAGGAGAAAGGGAGAAGATGGAGAAGTGGAGAAAAGAAGAGTTAACTGATAGAATTATTGTAAGCATTCAGGTCATTGCAAAATATCTAATAATAATGTAAAATGAAAATGTATAAGTGAAAAGTAATGAGTCTTGCGAAGTAGTAAAATTTCCCATTTTTCATTTCCTATTTTACATTTATTTTTCCTTTGCGTCTCTGCAATGAATTAGTCTAATCGCACAGGTGGAAAAGTTTGAGCCATTTCTCCAATTCTCCCTTTTCCCCATTTCTCCTTGTTTACACTTCTAATGTATAGCCCTGAATGAAAGTCTACATTTTTTCTCCGCGACTCTACCTCTGTGCGGTATCCAATCCCTTTATATTTCATAGCATTCCAGAAATATGGGTAAATTTCACTTTAAAATTACTTGACATTTTAAAAAGTTTATGGTAGACTTACTCAACCTTTGAATTAAAACAAGGAGAAGATGATGACGATTTATCTAAAAAGAAAATGGATGCTAATATTAATTATTTTCACATTTGCTATTGTTGGCTATGCAAAAAGTTTTGTCAATGTAACTATTTATGTTGATAATAATTTTCTACAACTAAAAACTAATAAAAATACAGTTCTGGATGTATTAAACTCTACTAACATTGGTTTGGATAAAAATGATATTGTTCGACCGGGGATTGAGACTAAATTACGAAATAAGATGTTTATTCGTGTTTATCGCCTGGCAAAAGAAGAAATAAAGGAGAAAAAAACTATCCCCTACCCTACCCAATATCAATACACCTCTCAACTTCTATTGGGTAAAACACTTGTGAAACAATATGGAAAACAAGGATTAAAAGAAATCATTACTCAAAAAACCTCTATTGATGGCGTCAATATAAAAGAAAAAATTATCGAAGAAAAGATTTTGAACAAACCTGTAAGTTGCATTATAGTTAAAGGAACAAGAAGATATGTGCCACCTCCTCTTCTAAATGCAAAAGCAAGTATAAAAAAAGTATTAAATATGGTTGCCACAGCTTATTCTGATTCTAAAATATCCTGCGGTAAATGGGCAGGGTGTGTAACCTCTATTGGATTAAAAGCAAGATATGGTATCATTGCGGTTGACCCAGGGGTTATCCCTTTGAGAACTAAATTATATGTTGAAGGATATGGCTATGGTATTGCGGGAGATACTGGCAGTGCCATTAAAGGAAATCGAATAGATTTATGTTTTAATACCCATCAGGAAGCAATAAGATATGGAAAAAAGAATGTAAAAGTTTATATCCTGGAATAATTTAATGACTTATCCAATAATTAAAGAAATCCCAACAATTGAGCCGCTAAAACTCTTCAGTATCTTCAAAGAACATAATTACCCATTCT is a window encoding:
- a CDS encoding 3D domain-containing protein encodes the protein MMTIYLKRKWMLILIIFTFAIVGYAKSFVNVTIYVDNNFLQLKTNKNTVLDVLNSTNIGLDKNDIVRPGIETKLRNKMFIRVYRLAKEEIKEKKTIPYPTQYQYTSQLLLGKTLVKQYGKQGLKEIITQKTSIDGVNIKEKIIEEKILNKPVSCIIVKGTRRYVPPPLLNAKASIKKVLNMVATAYSDSKISCGKWAGCVTSIGLKARYGIIAVDPGVIPLRTKLYVEGYGYGIAGDTGSAIKGNRIDLCFNTHQEAIRYGKKNVKVYILE